A genomic region of Mustela erminea isolate mMusErm1 chromosome 12, mMusErm1.Pri, whole genome shotgun sequence contains the following coding sequences:
- the TMEM268 gene encoding transmembrane protein 268 isoform X3, translating into MACEPQMGPSGAASPLPASSPGWSALPGGSPPGWGQELHNGQVLTVLRIDNTCAPISFDLGAAEEQLQTWGIQVFYVVVWANIYSTSQMFALGNHWVGVLLVTLVAMSLTLTLVLIFERHQKKANNNTDLRLAAANGALLRHRVLLGVTDTVEGCQSVIQLWFVYFDLEDCVQFLCDHIQEMKMSQESLLRSRLSQLCVVMETGVSPETGEGPENLLEEAPLLPSSPHPQEPPLMQTELRQLVPEAEPEEMAQQLLAVFGGYYIRLLVTSQLPQAVGTRHTDSARIPCPCQLIEAHILGPGCCPFLAR; encoded by the exons ATGGCCTGTGAACCACAGATGGGCCCCAGTGGGGCAGCCAGCCCATTGCCCGCCTCCTCCCCTGGCTGGAGTGCCTTGCCTGGAGGGAGTCCTCCAGGCTGGGGCCAAG AGCTCCACAATGGCCAGGTCCTCACGGTTCTCCGGATCGACAACACCTGTGCACCCATCTCCTTCGATCTGGGCGCCGCCGAGGAGCAGCTGCAGACGTGGGGCATTCAG GTTTTCTATGTGGTGGTGTGGGCCAACATCTACTCCACTAGCCAGATGTTTGCCCTGGGGAACCACTGGGTGGGTGTGCTCCTCGTGACCCTGGTCGCCATGAGCCTGACCCTGACCCTCGTACTCATCTTCGAGAGACACCAGAAGAAG GCCAACAACAACACGGACCTTAGGCTGGCGGCTGCCAATGGAGCCCTCCTGCGACACCGGGTGCTGCTGGGGGTGACGGACACAGTGGAAGGCTGCCAGAGCGTGATTCAG ctctggTTTGTCTACTTCGACCTGGAGGACTGTGTGCAGTTTTTGTGTGACCACATTCAAGAGATGAAGATGAGCCAGGAG TCCTTGCTGAGAAGCAGATTGAGCCAGCTGTGTGTTGTCATGGAAACTGGGGTGAGCCCCGAGACAGGGGAGGGGCCTGAGAACCTGCTGGAGGAAGCGCCTCTCCTGCCCAGCAGCCCTCATCCCCAGGAGCCGCCCCTCATGCAGACTGAGCTTCGCCAGCTTGTTCCTGAGGCGGAGCCGGAG gaGATGGCCCAGCAGCTGCTGGCAGTTTTTGGTGGCTACTACATCCGGCTCCTGGTGACCTCGCAACTCCCCCAGGCCGTGGGGACACGACACACGGACTCTGCGAGGattccctgcccctgccagctCATAGAAGCCCATATCCTGGGCCCTGGGTGCTGCCCCTTCCTGGCCAGGTGA
- the TMEM268 gene encoding transmembrane protein 268 isoform X2 encodes MEELHNGQVLTVLRIDNTCAPISFDLGAAEEQLQTWGIQVPADQYRSLAESALLEPQVRRYIIYNSRPMRLAFAVVFYVVVWANIYSTSQMFALGNHWVGVLLVTLVAMSLTLTLVLIFERHQKKANNNTDLRLAAANGALLRHRVLLGVTDTVEGCQSVIQLWFVYFDLEDCVQFLCDHIQEMKMSQESLLRSRLSQLCVVMETGVSPETGEGPENLLEEAPLLPSSPHPQEPPLMQTELRQLVPEAEPEEMAQQLLAVFGGYYIRLLVTSQLPQAVGTRHTDSARIPCPCQLIEAHILGPGCCPFLAR; translated from the exons ATGGAAG AGCTCCACAATGGCCAGGTCCTCACGGTTCTCCGGATCGACAACACCTGTGCACCCATCTCCTTCGATCTGGGCGCCGCCGAGGAGCAGCTGCAGACGTGGGGCATTCAG GTCCCTGCCGACCAGTATAGGAGCTTGGCCGAAAGTGCCCTCTTGGAGCCCCAAGTGAGAAGATACATCATCTACAACTCCAGGCCCATGCGGCTGGCCTTTGCTGTG GTTTTCTATGTGGTGGTGTGGGCCAACATCTACTCCACTAGCCAGATGTTTGCCCTGGGGAACCACTGGGTGGGTGTGCTCCTCGTGACCCTGGTCGCCATGAGCCTGACCCTGACCCTCGTACTCATCTTCGAGAGACACCAGAAGAAG GCCAACAACAACACGGACCTTAGGCTGGCGGCTGCCAATGGAGCCCTCCTGCGACACCGGGTGCTGCTGGGGGTGACGGACACAGTGGAAGGCTGCCAGAGCGTGATTCAG ctctggTTTGTCTACTTCGACCTGGAGGACTGTGTGCAGTTTTTGTGTGACCACATTCAAGAGATGAAGATGAGCCAGGAG TCCTTGCTGAGAAGCAGATTGAGCCAGCTGTGTGTTGTCATGGAAACTGGGGTGAGCCCCGAGACAGGGGAGGGGCCTGAGAACCTGCTGGAGGAAGCGCCTCTCCTGCCCAGCAGCCCTCATCCCCAGGAGCCGCCCCTCATGCAGACTGAGCTTCGCCAGCTTGTTCCTGAGGCGGAGCCGGAG gaGATGGCCCAGCAGCTGCTGGCAGTTTTTGGTGGCTACTACATCCGGCTCCTGGTGACCTCGCAACTCCCCCAGGCCGTGGGGACACGACACACGGACTCTGCGAGGattccctgcccctgccagctCATAGAAGCCCATATCCTGGGCCCTGGGTGCTGCCCCTTCCTGGCCAGGTGA
- the TMEM268 gene encoding transmembrane protein 268 isoform X1, whose product MACEPQMGPSGAASPLPASSPGWSALPGGSPPGWGQELHNGQVLTVLRIDNTCAPISFDLGAAEEQLQTWGIQVPADQYRSLAESALLEPQVRRYIIYNSRPMRLAFAVVFYVVVWANIYSTSQMFALGNHWVGVLLVTLVAMSLTLTLVLIFERHQKKANNNTDLRLAAANGALLRHRVLLGVTDTVEGCQSVIQLWFVYFDLEDCVQFLCDHIQEMKMSQESLLRSRLSQLCVVMETGVSPETGEGPENLLEEAPLLPSSPHPQEPPLMQTELRQLVPEAEPEEMAQQLLAVFGGYYIRLLVTSQLPQAVGTRHTDSARIPCPCQLIEAHILGPGCCPFLAR is encoded by the exons ATGGCCTGTGAACCACAGATGGGCCCCAGTGGGGCAGCCAGCCCATTGCCCGCCTCCTCCCCTGGCTGGAGTGCCTTGCCTGGAGGGAGTCCTCCAGGCTGGGGCCAAG AGCTCCACAATGGCCAGGTCCTCACGGTTCTCCGGATCGACAACACCTGTGCACCCATCTCCTTCGATCTGGGCGCCGCCGAGGAGCAGCTGCAGACGTGGGGCATTCAG GTCCCTGCCGACCAGTATAGGAGCTTGGCCGAAAGTGCCCTCTTGGAGCCCCAAGTGAGAAGATACATCATCTACAACTCCAGGCCCATGCGGCTGGCCTTTGCTGTG GTTTTCTATGTGGTGGTGTGGGCCAACATCTACTCCACTAGCCAGATGTTTGCCCTGGGGAACCACTGGGTGGGTGTGCTCCTCGTGACCCTGGTCGCCATGAGCCTGACCCTGACCCTCGTACTCATCTTCGAGAGACACCAGAAGAAG GCCAACAACAACACGGACCTTAGGCTGGCGGCTGCCAATGGAGCCCTCCTGCGACACCGGGTGCTGCTGGGGGTGACGGACACAGTGGAAGGCTGCCAGAGCGTGATTCAG ctctggTTTGTCTACTTCGACCTGGAGGACTGTGTGCAGTTTTTGTGTGACCACATTCAAGAGATGAAGATGAGCCAGGAG TCCTTGCTGAGAAGCAGATTGAGCCAGCTGTGTGTTGTCATGGAAACTGGGGTGAGCCCCGAGACAGGGGAGGGGCCTGAGAACCTGCTGGAGGAAGCGCCTCTCCTGCCCAGCAGCCCTCATCCCCAGGAGCCGCCCCTCATGCAGACTGAGCTTCGCCAGCTTGTTCCTGAGGCGGAGCCGGAG gaGATGGCCCAGCAGCTGCTGGCAGTTTTTGGTGGCTACTACATCCGGCTCCTGGTGACCTCGCAACTCCCCCAGGCCGTGGGGACACGACACACGGACTCTGCGAGGattccctgcccctgccagctCATAGAAGCCCATATCCTGGGCCCTGGGTGCTGCCCCTTCCTGGCCAGGTGA